A segment of the Sphingobacterium oryzagri genome:
AGATTCGTTTCCACATGTGGTATACTAACCTTCGGCGCAGTGTCTGGGTAAGTGCCAAAAAAGCCGAACATGACCTTTGCCATGCTTTCGCCTTCCAGCAGGGCAGGCGTGTCGATTTGATTCTGAAACTGACCGTTTTTATAATTCGAAAGGGTATTAAAATACGCTTTACGCTGCTGATCGGGAAATTGCCCAAACATCTTATTTATCTTCATTGTGTGCTATTGATCGTGTCTTAATTGTATGAACGATTGAGCGAGAAAAATACTTTAAAAAATCTCGTTTTTTTGATAGATAAAAGCCCAATCACTTGACAGGGCTTTACCTTGCATATCGCAACTGGAATACGATTACGATTTTCTATTGTCGTTTACCCTTTTGCTGGCGACATAATTAGCCTGCCGATACTCTTCAAACCTAATTTTATGTTCGGCTAACAGAGCAGATATAATTCGACTTGTTTCATGTTCGTCGAGACCAAGTTTTTCACCCAGTTCGATTTCGTTTAGTTTTCCGTTATTGTCGACTAATGCTAGGTAGAACTTTTCTTTATTTTTCATCATTATTTTGTTTTAAAGCTTTTTTGCTGCTATCATGATGTGCGGACTGAAAGGCAGCAGGTAAGGGTCGTTTTCTGTCGTGTGAAGCAAACGCAGCAACGCTGCTCGCTTGCGCTTACTCAACATGCTCGAAAAATAATCCTTATCCAGCCAAGTTATACCCTCGACAGCATACATATCGAGACACGATAAATCTTGCGTTGTGAATTCGTCTTTTAGCTGTTCCGGTCGGTGATAAAATGCTTCCGCCAAAAGCCAGGGCAAATCTTCAGGTGGATTATGAAGACCTGTCGTAAGCTCTTGTATACACATCGAAAAAAAGAACGCTTATGGATTAAACCATTCGTGAGGCCAACTAACGTCGAAGCGGTATAACTGATCGCGAAACCAAGAATAATTCCGTTGTATTTCAAAACTCTTTTTGCTTCTTTGATGGCAAGCGCCCGATCGTATTCGTTTGGAAGATGGTAAAGCGGACCATGAAGAATGATTAAATCAGCTACATGATCAGGAAAGTCTAACTGGCGCGCTTCACCTAAATGCACAGAGAATTTATTCTTTAATTTACTTGATCTGTGCCGCGCTATACCAATATGTTTTAAAACAGGATCAATCAAATGAACCTGATGTCCAGCGGCTGCCAGCCAGGCTGCGTACTTGCCTGTGCCGCCACCGATATCCAATATGGTCGCTTTTTGGCAGGGAATATACTTTTGTATAAGTATTTTAATCCGTTCAAACTCAAAAATTCCCATGCCCTTTTCGAGTCGGGTCTCTTCGGAAGCTTTCGTGTAAAAACTTACGATGTTGTCACTAATCAATCGATGATGATTCATTGCTTTGTATAATCTATTTTTCAAATTTAGCCTGTCTAAAACAACTCGAACCATAGCATGCATGCTGCAATTCGAGAATGACAGGCCTGGCATTAAATGAAATAAAGGGGTACTATTATCCTGTTTTAAAATCGGAAGGATTTAAACTTATAAAGCACCGACTTCGGTGCCTACCTCTTTTAGCGGTATGGATAATATATTAGATATACAGTAACAGACTGTAAATATAGCTGTTTTTTTATTGCGCTGTTGATGATTTTCTTTGTTGGACAAAAGTGTATACCGTTGGCCATGGTAGACTATTTAAGTTGCCCATTAAAAAAACGAGGATGCCACCCTAGACGCTTTTCTTTGAACTTATCGCGATTCTATTCCATGCATTGATCGTCACGACAGCTAGTATTATTTGAGCGATGTAATTTTTTCAAAAAGTTTTTCGGCTTCAAGGTAGGTTTTATCACTTAATCCATCATTATTGATTAACGTTATTTCTTCAGTGATGGCTAGAATATTTCGCTCTTGTTGGGTAAATAATTTCGTGTCTTTCCAGCTATTCAATAAAAAAATCCGTTGCGTAGTTTCTCCATTCCTTAATGCGTCTTTTGTATGCATATCAATACAAAATGCGCAGCCATTGATTTGTGAGGCTCTTATTTTGATGAGTTCTAGATGGGTTTTGGAAAGCTGTGACTTTTGAAGGTAGTTTTCCAATGCAAACATTATTTCGTAAGCTTCGGGTTCCAGGTTTTGTATGTTTAATCGATTTTCCATGTTTATCGTTTTTATAGTATCAAAGGTATCAGCCTCCAACTGGAAAAATCTTAAACTGGTTTAAGGGCGCGATTTATTTTTGATTTCACTTAAATACTCTGGCGTCATATTGAGGAACGAAGCTAAGACATGTTGCGGTATCCGTTGCGTAAACGCTGGAAAATTGTCGTTAAAATGATGATAGAATTGCTCACGAGAGAAGCCGTACAGGTATTTTGTCCGAAGTTGAGATGCAGAATATGCCCGTTGAAAAATAAGCCTAAAGTAACGTTCTAAAGCTGGAAATGTGTGTATTAATTTTTCTTGACTCTGATTGTCGATTTGGAGAACTGTAGTAGGTTCTACTGCCTGTATGATAAATTCGGTCTTCTTTCCATACTCAAAAGCAAAATAATCCGTTAACCACCAATTTTCAATGGCAAACTGGATAGTTTGTTCCACCCCTTTGTCGTTGATAAAAAACATCCGCAAGCAACCTTGGAGAACGAAGAAATGATACTTGCATGTGGTATCGAATTCGAGTAGGTTTTCCTTTTTTGCAAAGTGTTTAGTTTGGAAAAAGTTTGCAATATCCAATTCGCTATTAGGATCGATAGCGACATATTTTTTTAGGTGATTAATTAGATTTTTTTCCATTATTTCAAATTTTCGATGCTTTGCCGGAAGATTAGATTTAAATATCAAAAACTGATGCTCTACTTGAACTAGCGAGGATGTAAGGTGTATACAACCATACAAAAATAAAAAAGGGATCAAGCTGAATTCTTGGGGAGAGATAATTTTAAGCATATAATTTCATCACCCTGTACAGAAAAAATGGTGTATCCCTTACGC
Coding sequences within it:
- a CDS encoding class I SAM-dependent methyltransferase; its protein translation is MKNRLYKAMNHHRLISDNIVSFYTKASEETRLEKGMGIFEFERIKILIQKYIPCQKATILDIGGGTGKYAAWLAAAGHQVHLIDPVLKHIGIARHRSSKLKNKFSVHLGEARQLDFPDHVADLIILHGPLYHLPNEYDRALAIKEAKRVLKYNGIILGFAISYTASTLVGLTNGLIHKRSFFRCVYKSLRQVFIIHLKICPGFWRKHFITDRNS
- a CDS encoding carboxymuconolactone decarboxylase family protein, whose product is MENRLNIQNLEPEAYEIMFALENYLQKSQLSKTHLELIKIRASQINGCAFCIDMHTKDALRNGETTQRIFLLNSWKDTKLFTQQERNILAITEEITLINNDGLSDKTYLEAEKLFEKITSLK
- a CDS encoding Crp/Fnr family transcriptional regulator, with translation MEKNLINHLKKYVAIDPNSELDIANFFQTKHFAKKENLLEFDTTCKYHFFVLQGCLRMFFINDKGVEQTIQFAIENWWLTDYFAFEYGKKTEFIIQAVEPTTVLQIDNQSQEKLIHTFPALERYFRLIFQRAYSASQLRTKYLYGFSREQFYHHFNDNFPAFTQRIPQHVLASFLNMTPEYLSEIKNKSRP